Proteins encoded in a region of the Sphingomonas sp. OV641 genome:
- the phhA gene encoding phenylalanine 4-monooxygenase, whose amino-acid sequence MADASPALTPPPGAAADWTVPQDWAHYTPEEHATWDTLFARQAKLLPGRASNAWLRGLDVLKLSKPGIPDFTELSDRLMALTGWQVVAVPGLVPDDVFFDHMANRRFVAGNFIRRPDQLDYLQEPDVFHDVFGHVPMLADPVFADYLEAYGRGGLRAMEHDALKYLGRLYWYTVEFGLIAEPEGLRIYGSGIVSSYAESRFALEDPSPHRLKFDLARVMRTDYRIDDFQQNYFVIPRFDELLRATVETDFAPLYDAIKQQPEIAVAEIVSDDEVITRGTQDYAATKSARPD is encoded by the coding sequence ATGGCTGATGCATCCCCTGCGCTCACCCCACCCCCCGGCGCTGCTGCGGACTGGACGGTGCCGCAGGACTGGGCGCACTATACGCCCGAGGAACATGCCACCTGGGACACGCTCTTCGCGCGCCAGGCGAAGCTGCTGCCTGGGCGCGCCTCAAATGCCTGGCTACGCGGGCTGGATGTTCTGAAGCTTTCCAAGCCCGGCATCCCCGACTTCACCGAACTTTCCGATCGGCTGATGGCGCTTACCGGCTGGCAGGTCGTGGCGGTGCCCGGCCTAGTGCCGGACGACGTCTTCTTCGATCACATGGCCAACCGCCGCTTCGTCGCCGGCAACTTCATCCGCCGCCCCGATCAGCTTGATTATCTGCAGGAGCCGGACGTCTTCCATGACGTGTTCGGTCATGTGCCGATGCTCGCCGACCCGGTGTTCGCCGACTATCTCGAGGCGTACGGGCGCGGCGGGCTCCGCGCAATGGAACATGACGCGCTGAAATATCTCGGTCGTCTCTACTGGTACACGGTGGAGTTCGGCTTGATCGCCGAGCCGGAAGGCTTGCGGATCTATGGATCGGGCATTGTTTCAAGCTATGCCGAAAGCCGGTTCGCGCTGGAGGATCCGTCGCCCCATCGACTGAAGTTCGATCTCGCGCGCGTCATGCGCACGGATTACCGGATCGACGACTTCCAGCAGAACTACTTCGTCATTCCAAGGTTCGACGAACTTCTGCGGGCGACGGTGGAGACAGACTTCGCCCCGCTGTACGATGCGATCAAGCAACAGCCGGAAATCGCGGTTGCGGAGATCGTCAGCGACGACGAGGTGATCACGCGCGGCACGCAGGATTATGCCGCGACGAAGTCCGCCCGGCCCGACTGA
- a CDS encoding 50S ribosomal protein L11 methyltransferase, producing MSADSWRVTLPCTRAEAEAIDAADDLAIDAVLMTTEEVEDDVERWRLDAYTENEPDEAMLAAIRALVPSAKGTPAKVTALSPQDWVAMSQEGLEPIREGRFVVHTSAHPTAAPDGGRALLIDAGRAFGTGHHATTSGCLAMLDGLAEQEFGNVIDVGTGTGVLAFAAAHLWPQANVVATDIDPAAIDVTRENAAANAVAGVELIVADGALSDAITARAPYDLVIANILAGPLVSMAPELAAIADANATIVLAGLLETQREKVVDAFLACGCALADMDRRGDWTILRLTAGAQRFTPQSPPDPKGRDGWALDI from the coding sequence ATGTCCGCTGACAGCTGGCGCGTAACCCTGCCGTGCACGCGCGCGGAGGCGGAGGCGATCGACGCCGCTGACGACCTGGCGATCGACGCCGTGCTGATGACCACCGAAGAGGTGGAAGACGATGTCGAACGCTGGCGGCTCGATGCCTATACAGAGAACGAACCTGATGAGGCCATGCTGGCGGCGATCCGTGCGCTGGTGCCCAGCGCCAAGGGCACGCCGGCAAAGGTGACGGCGCTCAGCCCGCAGGATTGGGTGGCCATGTCGCAGGAAGGTCTGGAGCCGATCCGCGAAGGCCGCTTCGTGGTTCACACCAGCGCCCATCCGACGGCGGCGCCGGATGGCGGGCGGGCGCTGCTGATTGACGCGGGACGTGCGTTCGGCACCGGTCATCACGCCACGACGAGCGGGTGTCTCGCGATGCTGGATGGCCTGGCCGAGCAGGAGTTCGGCAATGTCATCGATGTGGGTACGGGAACCGGCGTGCTGGCGTTCGCCGCCGCGCATCTGTGGCCGCAGGCAAATGTGGTCGCGACGGACATCGATCCTGCCGCAATCGACGTCACGCGGGAGAATGCCGCGGCGAACGCCGTCGCGGGCGTGGAACTGATCGTCGCCGACGGGGCGCTGAGCGACGCGATCACCGCGCGCGCGCCTTATGATCTGGTGATCGCCAATATCCTTGCCGGTCCGCTCGTCTCCATGGCGCCCGAGCTGGCGGCCATCGCCGACGCAAATGCCACTATCGTGCTCGCCGGCTTGCTGGAGACGCAGCGAGAGAAGGTGGTCGATGCCTTTCTCGCCTGCGGATGCGCGCTGGCCGACATGGATCGCCGTGGCGACTGGACGATCCTTCGCCTAACGGCCGGCGCACAGCGGTTCACGCCGCAGAGCCCCCCGGATCCGAAGGGACGCGATGGCTGGGCGCTGGATATCTGA
- a CDS encoding SDR family NAD(P)-dependent oxidoreductase, protein MTNILLTGASRGIGAAILAALSPAARIVGQATRAENGLIAADLDQPGAAADLWHEAVARLGSVDVLINNAGVFEANPIEDDDEAWRAAWDRTMRINLTASAELCRLAVLDWQRRGVPGRIVNVASRAAYRGDSPAHWHYAASKAGVVAMTKTIARAYAKHGILAFVICPGFTMTGMADDYLASRGGDKLLADIPLGRVAMPEEVAEMARWLALDAPASMTGAVLDVNGASYVR, encoded by the coding sequence ATGACGAACATACTTCTCACCGGCGCCTCGCGCGGGATCGGCGCGGCGATACTGGCCGCTTTGTCGCCAGCGGCAAGGATCGTCGGACAGGCAACGCGCGCGGAAAACGGGCTCATCGCCGCCGACCTCGATCAGCCAGGCGCTGCCGCCGACCTGTGGCATGAAGCCGTCGCGCGGCTGGGCAGCGTGGACGTGCTCATCAACAACGCCGGCGTGTTCGAAGCCAATCCGATCGAGGATGATGACGAAGCCTGGCGCGCCGCATGGGATCGCACGATGCGGATCAACCTGACCGCATCGGCCGAACTGTGCCGGCTGGCAGTGCTTGATTGGCAGCGCCGCGGCGTGCCCGGCCGGATCGTCAATGTCGCCAGTCGCGCGGCCTATCGCGGCGACAGCCCCGCGCATTGGCATTATGCTGCGTCCAAAGCGGGCGTCGTGGCCATGACCAAGACGATCGCTCGCGCTTATGCAAAACACGGCATTCTCGCCTTCGTCATCTGCCCCGGCTTTACGATGACCGGCATGGCGGACGATTATCTTGCGAGCCGCGGCGGCGACAAGTTGCTCGCCGACATCCCGCTGGGGCGGGTCGCCATGCCGGAAGAAGTGGCGGAGATGGCGCGATGGCTGGCGCTTGACGCTCCCGCCTCCATGACCGGCGCGGTGCTCGACGTGAACGGAGCAAGCTATGTCCGCTGA
- a CDS encoding ribonucleotide-diphosphate reductase subunit beta: MPLLQASKQYKPFEYPWAFEYWKRQQQLHWLPEEVPLGEDCRDWAQKLTDHERNLLTQIFRFFTQADVEVQDCYHEKYGRVFKPTEVKMMLTAFSNMETVHIAAYSHLLDTIGMPESEYGAFLEYAELKDKHDYLQQFGVDNDEDIARTLAMFGGFTEGVQLFASFAMLMNFPRFNKMKGMGQIVSWSVRDESLHCEGIIRLFHAFVKERNCLTKAVKDDIADQCQTTIRLEDAFIDLAFEMGPVNGMTPKDIKKYIRYIADWRLGQLGLKPIYMIDEHPIPWLTPLLNGVEHANFFETRATEYSKAATKGQWNDVWDSFDKRQKAKGARPANEDAGEEGDMFSRAGVAAE, translated from the coding sequence ATGCCCCTCCTCCAAGCCTCCAAGCAGTACAAGCCGTTCGAATATCCCTGGGCATTCGAATATTGGAAGCGCCAGCAGCAGCTTCACTGGCTTCCCGAGGAAGTCCCGCTGGGCGAGGATTGCCGCGACTGGGCGCAGAAGCTCACCGATCACGAGCGCAACCTGCTGACCCAGATCTTCCGCTTCTTCACCCAGGCGGACGTCGAGGTGCAGGATTGCTACCACGAGAAGTACGGCCGCGTCTTCAAGCCGACCGAAGTGAAGATGATGCTGACCGCGTTCAGCAACATGGAGACGGTGCATATCGCCGCCTACAGCCACCTGCTCGACACGATCGGCATGCCCGAAAGCGAATATGGCGCGTTCCTCGAATATGCCGAGCTGAAGGACAAGCATGATTACCTTCAGCAGTTCGGCGTCGATAACGATGAGGATATCGCCCGCACGCTGGCCATGTTCGGCGGATTCACTGAAGGCGTGCAGCTGTTCGCCAGCTTCGCGATGCTGATGAACTTCCCGCGCTTCAACAAGATGAAGGGCATGGGGCAGATCGTCAGCTGGTCGGTGCGCGACGAGAGCCTGCACTGCGAGGGCATCATCCGCCTGTTCCACGCCTTCGTGAAGGAGCGTAACTGCCTGACCAAGGCGGTGAAGGATGACATCGCCGACCAGTGCCAGACGACCATCCGGTTGGAAGATGCGTTCATCGATCTCGCGTTCGAGATGGGCCCTGTCAACGGCATGACGCCCAAGGACATCAAGAAGTATATCCGCTACATCGCCGACTGGCGGCTGGGGCAGCTGGGTCTGAAGCCGATCTACATGATCGACGAGCATCCGATCCCCTGGCTCACCCCGCTGCTGAACGGCGTGGAGCATGCGAACTTCTTCGAGACCCGCGCGACCGAATATTCCAAGGCCGCGACCAAAGGTCAGTGGAACGACGTTTGGGACTCCTTCGACAAGCGCCAGAAGGCGAAGGGCGCGCGCCCGGCGAACGAGGATGCGGGCGAGGAAGGCGACATGTTCTCCCGCGCCGGCGTTGCGGCGGAGTGA
- a CDS encoding methyl-accepting chemotaxis protein, giving the protein MAHHGSLAAERIDMTRRSIAAHVRDYDWDGEMEAGATGIAELLSAEDCEQISHEFWRHFLNGLAARQLGHSLDPAWVERQRARSAQYIRMKYAAPFDEAWRSAATRHADIASESGIPLAALLASLAFAHARTLALIEQRLSGDCQRMRRFADIVQRLALIEADVMASHLSQVDQDRIAEERGAHARSFHEHIAGAIDGAAALGERVRAQASNASQSASAMIGRGAEVAAAAEQSALAMRDAASTAGGLIRAIEEARTEVEAAAEIATRAATQADRAVGVSDTLSEHAQSIESILALIRDIAGQTNLLALNATIEAARAGEAGRGFAVVAQEVKSLASQTARATDDIAAQITAIQSATRVTVDASAGIRTTIGEVQTSATRIRRAMELQAQTVTAITAAVDQTALAADATAGNMATIMQEGQAFARDFEVLGQEFAAIDNSLIALRTAAVEFSAKVA; this is encoded by the coding sequence ATGGCTCATCACGGCTCTTTGGCGGCCGAACGGATCGACATGACCAGGCGGTCGATCGCTGCGCACGTGCGGGACTATGACTGGGACGGCGAAATGGAAGCCGGCGCTACCGGCATCGCCGAACTGCTTTCCGCCGAGGACTGTGAGCAGATTTCGCACGAGTTCTGGCGTCATTTCCTGAACGGGCTGGCCGCGCGCCAGCTTGGCCATTCGCTCGATCCCGCCTGGGTGGAGCGGCAGCGGGCGCGCAGCGCTCAATATATACGGATGAAATATGCCGCGCCCTTCGATGAGGCGTGGCGGTCGGCCGCCACCAGGCACGCCGATATCGCGAGTGAGTCCGGCATTCCGCTGGCTGCCCTGCTGGCGTCGCTTGCCTTTGCCCATGCGCGGACGCTGGCACTGATCGAGCAGCGTTTGTCCGGAGATTGTCAGCGAATGCGCCGGTTCGCAGATATCGTGCAACGGCTGGCGCTGATCGAGGCCGATGTGATGGCCTCCCATCTTTCGCAGGTCGATCAGGACCGCATCGCAGAGGAGCGCGGCGCGCACGCACGATCCTTCCACGAGCATATTGCCGGCGCAATCGACGGTGCCGCCGCCTTGGGGGAGCGGGTGCGTGCGCAGGCGTCCAATGCGTCCCAATCCGCAAGCGCGATGATCGGGCGTGGCGCTGAGGTGGCGGCGGCGGCGGAGCAATCGGCGCTCGCCATGCGGGATGCCGCTTCCACCGCAGGGGGGCTCATCCGTGCGATCGAGGAGGCGCGCACCGAAGTGGAGGCGGCCGCCGAGATCGCGACGCGTGCGGCAACGCAGGCTGATCGCGCCGTGGGCGTGAGCGACACCTTGAGCGAACATGCGCAATCGATCGAATCGATCCTTGCGCTGATCCGTGACATCGCCGGTCAGACCAACCTGTTGGCGCTGAACGCGACCATCGAGGCCGCCCGGGCCGGTGAGGCCGGGCGGGGCTTTGCCGTAGTGGCGCAGGAGGTGAAGAGCCTGGCCAGCCAGACCGCGCGCGCGACCGACGATATCGCCGCCCAGATCACCGCGATCCAGAGCGCGACCCGAGTTACCGTCGACGCGAGTGCCGGCATTCGCACCACCATCGGCGAGGTGCAGACCTCCGCCACGCGAATCCGGCGAGCAATGGAGCTTCAGGCGCAAACGGTGACGGCAATCACCGCCGCGGTGGATCAAACCGCGCTGGCGGCCGATGCGACTGCCGGCAACATGGCGACCATCATGCAGGAAGGCCAAGCGTTTGCCCGCGACTTCGAGGTGCTTGGCCAGGAGTTCGCGGCGATCGACAACAGCCTCATCGCGCTTCGCACGGCGGCGGTGGAGTTCAGCGCCAAGGTGGCCTAG